In a genomic window of Streptomyces roseoviridis:
- a CDS encoding MerR family transcriptional regulator: MSEEPRTSEEPRTGEEPRTSEEPRTSGPLLDIGEVAQRSGLAPSALRFYEKKGLIEPAGRNGLRRAYRPDVLERLALITCARGAGLSVAEIHRFLVARPSDADLRARMNARADDLDEQIGRLTRLRDSMRHAAVCTHEPIVDCPEFKRAVGRVPTATAPVGAPVAPPAAAADPATAPAPSRPSPSPSPSPSPRPSSS, from the coding sequence ATGAGCGAAGAGCCGAGGACGAGCGAGGAGCCGAGGACGGGCGAAGAGCCGAGGACGAGCGAGGAGCCGAGGACGAGCGGGCCGCTGCTGGACATCGGGGAGGTCGCGCAACGGTCGGGCCTCGCGCCCTCGGCCCTGCGTTTCTACGAGAAGAAGGGGCTGATCGAGCCCGCCGGACGCAACGGGCTCCGGCGGGCGTACCGGCCGGACGTCCTGGAACGCCTGGCGCTGATCACCTGCGCCCGCGGCGCCGGACTCTCGGTCGCCGAGATCCACCGCTTCCTCGTGGCCCGGCCGTCCGACGCGGACCTGCGCGCCCGGATGAACGCCAGGGCCGACGACCTCGACGAACAGATCGGCCGCCTGACACGGCTCCGCGACAGCATGCGGCACGCGGCCGTGTGCACGCACGAACCGATCGTGGACTGCCCGGAGTTCAAGCGGGCCGTGGGCCGCGTGCCGACGGCCACGGCTCCGGTCGGGGCACCAGTCGCGCCCCCGGCCGCCGCAGCGGACCCGGCCACGGCCCCCGCCCCGTCCCGGCCCTCGCCCTCGCCCTCGCCCTCGCCCTCGCCCCGACCCTCGTCCTCGTAA
- a CDS encoding amino acid permease encodes MPPSAPRIKSPQRLIAESGADLEGHGLKRTMGLFQLVCFGIGAIVGTGIFVGLSDSVAEAGPAVVVSFVLAAITCVFTAFSFAELGSAIPVSGSSYSFAYASLGERVAFLVGWCLLLEYGVSVSAVAVGWSQYLNELLDSLVGWQLPAALSAGPADGGVVNLPAVVVILLAATLLVRGVRESARATAAMAVLKIAILVIFCAVGFSAFRDGNLSPFAGHGVAGITAGASVAFFSYIGFDAITTAGEEVRNPRRTIPLAILICIGVATLLYGAVALSAIGALGGDAVAGKPAALSLVVDQVTGSAVGGGIIAFGAVVAIASVVLAVMYGQTRILMSMSRDGLVPGVFERVSPKSATPVANTWIVAAVFAVPAAFSSLDAVVGLTTIGTLAIMAVVNIAVMVLRRRDPELPRSFRVPLYPLSPVLGVGFCCYLIWGTGWTTWVQFAVFLAVGALVYALYGRRNSRLGQEEAVGAGSGPAAPPLTRTGDGAAVAARPGG; translated from the coding sequence ATGCCCCCGTCCGCCCCGCGGATCAAGTCCCCGCAACGGCTGATCGCCGAGTCCGGTGCCGACCTGGAAGGCCATGGCCTCAAGCGCACCATGGGCCTCTTCCAGCTCGTGTGCTTCGGCATCGGCGCCATCGTCGGCACCGGCATCTTCGTCGGCCTGTCCGACAGCGTCGCCGAGGCGGGGCCCGCCGTGGTGGTCTCGTTCGTCCTCGCCGCGATCACCTGCGTCTTCACCGCGTTCTCCTTCGCGGAGCTCGGCAGTGCGATCCCGGTCTCCGGCTCCTCGTACTCCTTCGCCTACGCGAGCCTCGGGGAGCGCGTCGCCTTCCTGGTCGGCTGGTGCCTGCTGCTGGAGTACGGGGTGTCCGTCTCCGCCGTCGCGGTCGGCTGGAGCCAGTACCTGAACGAGCTCCTCGACAGCCTCGTCGGATGGCAGCTGCCCGCCGCCCTCTCCGCCGGGCCCGCCGACGGCGGCGTGGTCAACCTGCCCGCCGTCGTCGTCATCCTGCTCGCCGCCACCCTGCTCGTGCGCGGCGTGCGCGAGAGCGCCCGGGCGACCGCGGCCATGGCGGTGCTCAAGATCGCGATCCTGGTGATCTTCTGTGCCGTCGGCTTCAGCGCCTTCCGGGACGGCAACCTGTCGCCGTTCGCCGGACACGGCGTCGCCGGGATCACCGCGGGTGCCTCCGTCGCCTTCTTCTCGTACATCGGCTTCGACGCCATCACCACCGCCGGCGAGGAGGTGCGCAACCCGCGGCGGACCATCCCGCTCGCGATCCTCATCTGCATCGGCGTGGCCACCCTGCTCTACGGCGCCGTCGCGCTCTCCGCGATCGGGGCGCTCGGCGGCGACGCCGTCGCGGGCAAGCCGGCCGCGCTCTCGCTCGTCGTCGACCAGGTGACCGGCTCGGCCGTCGGCGGCGGGATCATCGCCTTCGGCGCGGTCGTCGCCATCGCGTCCGTCGTGCTCGCCGTGATGTACGGGCAGACCCGCATCCTCATGTCGATGTCCCGTGACGGCCTCGTGCCGGGGGTCTTCGAGCGGGTCTCGCCGAAGAGCGCCACGCCGGTGGCCAACACCTGGATCGTGGCGGCCGTCTTCGCGGTCCCGGCGGCGTTCTCGTCGCTCGACGCGGTCGTCGGCCTCACCACCATCGGCACCCTCGCGATCATGGCCGTGGTGAACATCGCGGTGATGGTGCTGCGCCGGCGCGACCCGGAGCTGCCGCGTTCCTTCCGCGTGCCGCTGTACCCGCTCAGCCCGGTGCTCGGCGTCGGCTTCTGCTGCTATCTGATCTGGGGCACGGGCTGGACGACCTGGGTGCAGTTCGCGGTCTTCCTGGCCGTCGGCGCGCTCGTCTACGCGCTCTACGGCCGACGCAACTCGCGGCTCGGGCAGGAGGAGGCCGTCGGCGCCGGGTCCGGGCCGGCCGCCCCGCCGCTCACGCGGACGGGGGACGGCGCCGCTGTGGCGGCACGGCCGGGAGGGTGA
- a CDS encoding MBL fold metallo-hydrolase: MKIHHLNCGSVRTIEATYEGPAPAPAVNHCLLVETDHHGLVLVETGLGLGDVRDPEATLGADWIAMAAPALDEEETALRQIARLGHDPSDVRHVLVTHLDVDHSGGLPDFPRARVHLLAPELAAARADTAGSRYRPAHWAHEPRWVPHDPADPASAEDWFGFTALRPEGLPPEFRLVPLGGHTEGHAGVAVRDGDRWLLHCGDAYYYHRELQEAKEPHPVLDVVQTRSQVHRDLRLGTQARLRELVREHGDRVEAFSAHDPWEFARLASPPLPAAPPSS, encoded by the coding sequence ATGAAGATCCATCACCTGAACTGCGGCTCGGTCCGCACGATCGAGGCCACCTACGAAGGCCCCGCGCCCGCGCCCGCCGTCAACCACTGTCTGCTCGTGGAGACCGACCACCACGGACTGGTCCTCGTGGAGACCGGCCTCGGCCTCGGTGACGTCCGTGACCCGGAGGCGACGCTCGGCGCCGACTGGATCGCCATGGCCGCCCCCGCGCTCGACGAGGAGGAGACGGCCCTACGGCAGATCGCCCGGCTCGGCCACGACCCGTCCGACGTGCGCCACGTCCTCGTGACCCACCTGGACGTCGATCACTCCGGTGGTCTGCCCGACTTCCCGCGTGCCCGGGTCCACCTGCTCGCGCCGGAACTCGCCGCGGCCCGTGCCGACACCGCCGGCAGCCGCTACCGGCCCGCCCACTGGGCGCACGAGCCCCGGTGGGTTCCGCACGACCCCGCGGACCCCGCGTCCGCCGAGGACTGGTTCGGCTTCACCGCGCTGCGGCCCGAGGGCCTGCCGCCGGAGTTCCGGCTCGTCCCGCTCGGCGGACACACCGAGGGTCACGCCGGGGTCGCCGTGCGCGACGGCGACCGGTGGCTCCTGCACTGCGGCGACGCGTACTACTACCACCGCGAGCTCCAGGAGGCGAAGGAGCCGCACCCGGTCCTCGACGTCGTCCAGACCCGCTCGCAGGTCCACCGGGACCTGCGGCTCGGCACCCAGGCCAGGCTGCGCGAGCTGGTCCGCGAGCACGGTGACCGGGTCGAGGCCTTCTCCGCGCACGACCCCTGGGAGTTCGCCCGCCTCGCGAGCCCTCCGCTTCCCGCCGCCCCTCCGTCGTCCTAG